A segment of the Luteolibacter sp. Y139 genome:
TGCTGGTCATCCTGATCGGGCTGGGGCTGTTCATCAAACGCCGCACCTCCACCCGCGCCCGCTAATCCACCATCTCACCTTTACCCACTCCAGCCATGAACAAACGCCAAGTCGTTGTCCTCTGGATCGTCGCCATCGTCCTTGCCACCGCCGCGTTCTTCGCGCGCTCGGGCAAGTCGAAGGGCTTCGAGAGCAAGACTGAACGCAGCCGCAGCCAGACCGTGCTCGCCGATTTCGCCGCCGACCAGGTGGCGAAGATCAAGGTGAGCTCCGGTGAAAACACCACCACGCTCGTCCGCAAGGACGGCAAGTGGTCCGTCGAAGAGCGCGGCGGTTATCCTGCCAAGACCACCGCCGTGAACGAATTCCTGCGCTCGCTCGCGGAGGTGAAAGTCATCGAAGGTGTGGAAGCCGCGCCCTCGTTCGCGCCACGCTTCGGCATGGACCCGGGTTCTTCCAAGCCGGAGGAACGCGGCGTCGAAGCCGTGCTGTCGAATGATGCCGGCACCGAACTCGCCCACGTCACCCTCGGCAAGAATCTGCAAGCCGCCGGTGAAGACCCGATGGCCGCCATGATGGGTGGCGGTGGTGGTTCCACCGGCCGCTTCCTCCGCAATCACGCCGACCAATCCGGTGTCTACAAGGTGAGCGAGATGTTCTCCGCCCTGAGCCCGGAGCCGAAGAGCTGGCTCAATGACGAATTCGTGAAGGTCGAGAAGATCAAGAGCGTCTCCGTCAGCGACAAGGGCCAGCCCGACAAGATCAACTGGAAGGTCACCCGTGCCGACGAGAATGCCGACTTCACCATCGACTCACCGAAGCCCGGCGAAAGCGTCGACAGCACCGCCGGCAACGGACTGAAGAGCCTCTTCTCCTACGCCCGCTT
Coding sequences within it:
- a CDS encoding DUF4340 domain-containing protein, which produces MNKRQVVVLWIVAIVLATAAFFARSGKSKGFESKTERSRSQTVLADFAADQVAKIKVSSGENTTTLVRKDGKWSVEERGGYPAKTTAVNEFLRSLAEVKVIEGVEAAPSFAPRFGMDPGSSKPEERGVEAVLSNDAGTELAHVTLGKNLQAAGEDPMAAMMGGGGGSTGRFLRNHADQSGVYKVSEMFSALSPEPKSWLNDEFVKVEKIKSVSVSDKGQPDKINWKVTRADENADFTIDSPKPGESVDSTAGNGLKSLFSYARFEDVMPADKAGEASKPAEKITAKIETFEGFTYTITLEPAEAEKPKEPAQPDAPAPEANYLMTVNVEATLPTERKKEEKESEEDAKTKDKAFADRKTELEKRLAAEKAMAGKVFKVTKYTVDPLLKLRSEVAPQQAAPGGPAKGPGPAGTSMVLPGEGGAMTPPVQVPPMPPRRKPVEAVTPPIAIPPLEEGEQATPQPPKEEKPSETKPPEEKPAEENKGQ